A window of the Bacillus solimangrovi genome harbors these coding sequences:
- a CDS encoding ABC transporter ATP-binding protein, producing MIYVNNLVFTYPGNKEPTLKGIDFQVRKGEIFGFLGPSGSGKSTTQNLLIGLYKQYGGVAKVFDTEVHLLRDDYYEKIGVGFELPNHYQKMTALENLNFFRSLYRKKTKDPEEILQLLGLLEDKDKRVSDFSKGMQMRLNIARALIHDPDLLFMDEPTTGLDPVNARRVKDIIFNLKQEGKTIFLTTHNMNVADELCDRVAFIVDGQISLIDSPKALKLQYGEPVIQVTYLDEGMMKTEDFVLDGLGNNPDFLQFIKSNKLKSIHTKEATLESIFIEVTGRELV from the coding sequence GTGATTTATGTAAATAATTTAGTTTTCACCTATCCTGGTAACAAAGAACCAACATTGAAAGGAATAGATTTTCAAGTTCGTAAAGGAGAAATCTTTGGATTTCTAGGACCGAGCGGATCAGGTAAAAGTACAACACAGAACTTACTGATTGGGTTGTATAAGCAGTATGGAGGTGTTGCTAAGGTATTTGATACTGAAGTACATCTTTTACGAGATGATTATTATGAAAAAATTGGTGTGGGATTTGAATTACCAAATCACTATCAAAAAATGACTGCACTTGAGAATCTGAATTTCTTTCGCTCTTTATACAGAAAGAAAACAAAGGATCCAGAAGAAATTTTACAATTGTTAGGATTGTTAGAAGATAAAGATAAGCGCGTTTCTGACTTTTCTAAAGGTATGCAAATGCGATTAAATATTGCTCGAGCACTAATCCATGACCCTGATTTACTTTTTATGGATGAACCAACGACAGGTTTAGATCCTGTTAATGCAAGGCGTGTAAAAGATATCATCTTCAATCTAAAGCAAGAAGGAAAGACCATTTTTCTAACAACACACAATATGAATGTGGCAGACGAACTATGTGATCGTGTCGCATTTATTGTAGATGGGCAAATTAGCTTAATTGATTCACCAAAAGCGTTGAAATTACAGTATGGAGAACCTGTTATTCAAGTAACTTATTTAGATGAAGGAATGATGAAGACGGAAGATTTTGTACTTGACGGGTTAGGGAATAATCCAGATTTCCTGCAGTTTATTAAAAGCAATAAGTTAAAATCAATTCATACGAAGGAAGCGACGCTTGAAAGTATTTTTATTGAAGTGACTGGGCGTGAGTTAGTATGA
- a CDS encoding TetR/AcrR family transcriptional regulator encodes MNGFERRKEAKKEQILEAALTLFSKNGVQETNIQDIAKKANVSQVTIYNYFINKDKLIYEVANTFLEQQMQIFEQAILIEAPFTEKIKSLMEQKLTFSSTYSPDFIYLLVSDRKDIEELVTQYSNERSFPLLQQLIQEGRQSGFIDETLSDQSIFFYLNMFSNEIRKNPLLHTDPASLTKITEEMLHLFFYGLIGKK; translated from the coding sequence ATGAATGGCTTTGAAAGGCGTAAGGAAGCGAAGAAAGAACAGATTCTTGAAGCAGCATTAACTCTTTTTTCGAAAAATGGAGTACAAGAAACGAACATTCAAGATATTGCAAAGAAAGCAAATGTATCACAAGTTACGATTTATAATTACTTTATAAACAAAGATAAGCTCATATATGAAGTTGCAAATACTTTTCTAGAACAACAAATGCAAATTTTTGAACAAGCGATTCTTATTGAAGCTCCTTTCACTGAAAAGATAAAATCCCTCATGGAACAAAAGCTAACGTTTTCTTCTACATACAGCCCTGATTTTATCTATTTATTAGTTTCAGATCGAAAGGATATTGAAGAGCTCGTTACACAATACTCAAATGAAAGATCATTTCCGCTACTTCAACAGTTAATACAAGAAGGTAGGCAATCAGGTTTCATAGACGAAACGCTGTCCGATCAATCAATCTTTTTCTACCTTAATATGTTCTCAAATGAAATACGAAAAAATCCGTTGTTACATACGGATCCAGCATCTCTTACGAAAATAACAGAAGAAATGTTACATTTATTCTTCTATGGATTAATTGGGAAAAAGTAA